The Flammeovirgaceae bacterium genome contains a region encoding:
- a CDS encoding FAD-dependent monooxygenase — MKEIKNIAIIGAGLVGSLLSIYLARRGYNVSVFERRLDMRKHLIEGGRSINLALSNRGIRALEQVGLAEVLRQNAIPMHGRMVHDEQGKTNFQPYGKKGQFINSVSRGGLNMVLMTEAEKAGVDFTFEHRCLSVNFDKTELILQHHEAIKHKPFDLIIGADGAFSAVRWAMQLTDRFEFKQTYIEHAYKELRIPAGDAGEFLMEPNALHIWPRESFMLIALPNPNKTFTCTLFLPFEGTNSFANLKSEEAIQQFFEKHFADAVPMMPTLQEDFRDNPTSSLVTIYCYPWHRNKTLLIGDAAHGIVPFFGQGMNAGFEDCRVLNELLDKHNDNWKSVLPEFQQLRKPDADAIAQLALDNFVEMRDLVADEDFLLRKKIEARLHELFPDKWIPLYTMVTFRDDLRYSHAYATGQKQKTIMDEVMKTPDVATKWETLNFESIVNQLG; from the coding sequence ATGAAAGAAATCAAAAACATAGCCATTATCGGTGCAGGCCTTGTGGGCTCGCTGTTATCCATTTATCTGGCGCGAAGAGGTTATAACGTTTCGGTATTTGAACGCAGGCTCGATATGCGCAAACACCTTATTGAAGGCGGGCGCTCCATTAACCTGGCGTTAAGCAACCGCGGCATCCGTGCCCTCGAACAGGTGGGCCTGGCCGAAGTGCTTAGGCAAAACGCCATACCCATGCACGGCCGGATGGTACACGATGAACAGGGCAAAACCAACTTTCAACCGTACGGAAAGAAGGGGCAGTTCATCAACTCGGTTTCGCGCGGGGGCCTGAATATGGTGCTGATGACCGAAGCCGAAAAAGCAGGGGTTGACTTCACCTTCGAACACCGGTGCCTGAGTGTGAATTTTGATAAAACCGAACTCATTCTACAGCACCACGAGGCCATCAAGCACAAACCATTCGATTTGATTATCGGTGCCGATGGTGCCTTTTCGGCTGTGCGCTGGGCCATGCAGCTTACCGACCGGTTTGAATTTAAACAGACGTACATTGAACACGCCTACAAGGAATTGCGCATACCGGCCGGAGATGCCGGAGAGTTTCTGATGGAGCCCAATGCGCTCCACATCTGGCCGCGCGAAAGTTTTATGCTGATTGCATTGCCCAATCCGAATAAAACATTTACCTGCACGTTGTTTCTTCCATTTGAAGGAACCAATTCATTTGCCAACCTGAAATCAGAAGAGGCTATTCAACAATTTTTTGAAAAACATTTTGCCGATGCCGTGCCCATGATGCCCACCCTGCAGGAAGACTTTCGGGATAATCCTACTTCTTCGCTGGTAACCATCTATTGCTATCCGTGGCACCGAAACAAAACGCTGCTCATTGGCGATGCAGCTCACGGTATTGTTCCCTTTTTCGGCCAGGGTATGAACGCAGGTTTTGAAGACTGCCGGGTGCTGAACGAGTTATTGGATAAGCATAACGACAATTGGAAGTCCGTGTTGCCCGAATTTCAACAATTGCGTAAGCCCGATGCCGATGCCATTGCGCAATTGGCACTGGATAACTTTGTTGAGATGCGCGACCTGGTAGCTGATGAAGATTTTTTACTCCGGAAAAAGATTGAAGCGAGGCTGCACGAGCTCTTCCCTGACAAGTGGATTCCTTTATATACCATGGTCACCTTTCGTGATGATTTGCGTTACTCACATGCTTATGCCACCGGGCAAAAGCAAAAAACCATTATGGATGAGGTGATGAAGACACCTGACGTAGCAACAAAATGGGAAACGCTCAATTTCGAAAGCATTGTAAACCAATTGGGATAA
- the kynU gene encoding kynureninase codes for MKFENSPAFAKKLDRQDPLKTFRKKFIIPKHNGKPVIYFTGNSLGLQPITTKKFINEELQDWATQGVEGHLHSRRPWLYYHKFFKKALATLVGAKPVEVTAMNQLTVNLHLMMVSFYQPTAQRFKLIVERGAFSSDQYAFESQVRYHGLDPQDAIIELTPRAGEYTLRTEDILQTIDDNTNQLALVLLGGVQYYTGQFFNIRKITEAAHRAGAHAGFDLAHAIGNVPLSLHEDNVDFAVWCSYKYLNSGPGSVAGAFVHERHATNFSLPRFAGWWGHNESERFKMRKGFKPMPGVDGWQLSNFPVLSGAAQLASLQIFQQAGINRLRKKSLRLTGYLEFLLKQSDPQQQHFIIITPSNADERGCQLSILMKKNGKKVFNSLVASGITADWREPDVIRVAPVPLYNTFEEVFMFAQRFRQATSK; via the coding sequence ATGAAATTTGAAAACTCGCCCGCCTTTGCCAAAAAATTGGATCGGCAAGACCCGCTGAAAACATTTCGCAAAAAATTTATAATCCCCAAACACAACGGCAAGCCGGTTATTTATTTTACCGGCAACTCGCTGGGGCTCCAGCCCATTACAACAAAAAAGTTCATCAACGAAGAATTACAGGATTGGGCCACACAGGGCGTAGAGGGACATCTTCACTCAAGAAGGCCCTGGTTGTACTATCATAAATTTTTCAAGAAGGCGCTGGCCACACTGGTGGGCGCAAAGCCCGTTGAGGTTACGGCTATGAACCAGCTTACGGTAAACCTTCATTTAATGATGGTGTCCTTCTATCAACCAACAGCCCAGCGCTTTAAACTGATAGTGGAGCGAGGCGCCTTCTCATCCGATCAGTATGCGTTTGAATCGCAGGTGCGTTACCATGGTTTGGATCCGCAGGATGCTATTATAGAACTAACACCACGGGCGGGTGAATACACCTTACGCACAGAAGATATTCTGCAAACCATTGATGACAACACCAACCAGCTTGCACTTGTACTGCTTGGCGGTGTTCAGTATTACACCGGTCAGTTTTTCAACATCCGTAAAATTACGGAAGCGGCACACCGGGCAGGAGCGCATGCCGGCTTTGATCTGGCCCATGCTATCGGCAATGTGCCACTGTCATTACATGAAGACAATGTTGACTTTGCCGTATGGTGCAGTTACAAATACCTTAACTCCGGGCCGGGCAGTGTGGCCGGAGCCTTTGTGCATGAGCGCCACGCAACCAATTTTTCTTTACCCCGCTTTGCCGGATGGTGGGGTCATAACGAATCCGAACGTTTTAAAATGCGAAAGGGATTTAAACCCATGCCGGGCGTTGATGGTTGGCAACTCTCCAACTTCCCGGTTCTTTCGGGAGCAGCCCAACTGGCCTCGCTGCAAATTTTTCAGCAGGCGGGCATAAACCGGCTGCGCAAAAAAAGTTTGCGCCTAACCGGCTACCTGGAATTTTTACTTAAGCAATCCGATCCGCAGCAGCAACACTTCATCATTATTACCCCGTCAAACGCGGATGAACGCGGTTGCCAGCTTTCCATCCTGATGAAGAAAAACGGAAAAAAAGTTTTTAACAGCCTGGTGGCCTCCGGCATTACAGCCGATTGGCGCGAACCGGACGTGATACGCGTTGCCCCGGTGCCGCTTTACAACACATTCGAAGAAGTTTTTATGTTTGCCCAGCGCTTTCGCCAGGCAACAAGTAAATGA
- a CDS encoding DUF2961 domain-containing protein: MKKLYASLLVCITVNVHAQKFSGIESDLSTLYRLSDAKSRSISPENFTGEKGKGGMATEGTGSRASRDLGQGWKVSPSVKIKSKTTFTMAEITGPGSIQHIWLTPTGNWRHAIIRFYWDDENDPSVEVPVGDFFGMGWGTYAHLNSLAVAVNPGSAFNCYWPMPFRKKCKITMENLSETEMTLFYQIDYILTEVPADAAYFHAQFRRVNRLPYKSDYVLVDNIKGKGHFVGTYMAWEVHTNGWWGEGEIKFFMDGDKEFPTICGTGTEDYFCGSYDWDTKRKVVDGVEVTDYTTYTGPYTGLHQIIRGDGHYKVMQRFGMYRWHITDPIRFEKDLKVTIQALGWRSDGRYLPLQDDIASVVYWYQTEPHTPFPKLPSRDELDVY, encoded by the coding sequence ATGAAAAAATTATACGCCTCTCTGTTGGTATGCATCACGGTGAATGTGCATGCACAAAAATTCAGCGGCATTGAGTCTGACCTCTCCACACTCTACCGGTTATCCGATGCGAAAAGCCGATCCATCTCACCCGAAAATTTCACCGGAGAAAAAGGCAAGGGCGGCATGGCCACCGAAGGCACCGGCTCGCGTGCTTCGCGCGACCTGGGTCAGGGCTGGAAAGTAAGCCCCAGCGTTAAAATAAAATCCAAAACCACGTTTACCATGGCCGAAATTACCGGGCCCGGTTCCATCCAGCACATCTGGTTAACACCTACCGGCAACTGGCGCCATGCCATCATCCGGTTTTACTGGGATGACGAAAACGATCCTTCCGTTGAAGTTCCGGTAGGCGATTTTTTCGGAATGGGCTGGGGCACCTATGCCCACCTTAATTCACTGGCGGTGGCGGTAAATCCGGGCAGCGCCTTCAACTGTTATTGGCCCATGCCCTTCCGCAAGAAATGTAAAATCACCATGGAAAATCTGAGTGAAACTGAGATGACTCTCTTTTATCAGATTGATTACATCCTTACCGAAGTGCCAGCTGATGCGGCTTACTTCCACGCACAATTCCGAAGAGTAAACCGTCTGCCTTATAAATCCGACTATGTTTTGGTTGATAACATTAAAGGCAAAGGGCATTTTGTAGGAACGTACATGGCCTGGGAAGTTCATACCAACGGATGGTGGGGCGAGGGTGAAATAAAATTTTTCATGGATGGCGATAAAGAGTTCCCCACCATTTGCGGCACGGGTACCGAGGATTACTTCTGCGGTTCGTACGACTGGGATACCAAACGCAAAGTGGTTGATGGCGTTGAAGTAACCGATTATACCACCTACACCGGGCCTTACACAGGATTGCATCAAATCATCCGTGGCGATGGCCACTATAAAGTAATGCAACGATTCGGCATGTACCGGTGGCACATTACCGACCCCATCCGGTTTGAAAAAGATTTGAAAGTCACCATCCAGGCTCTCGGCTGGCGATCGGACGGAAGATACCTGCCCCTGCAGGATGACATCGCTTCGGTGGTGTACTGGTACCAAACCGAACCGCACACACCGTTTCCAAAATTGCCTTCACGGGATGAACTGGATGTTTACTGA
- a CDS encoding 3-hydroxyanthranilate 3,4-dioxygenase, which translates to MAIRRPFNLKQWIQENRNLLKPPVGNKNLYADAGDYIVMIVGGPNARKDYHFNETEELFYQLEGNINVRIQEDGKPVDIPIKEGEMFLLPARVPHRPERPAGSVGLVIECKRPEENILDGLQWYCDNCNNKLHEYRFHLDNIEKDFLPRFREFYGSQELRTCKKCGTVMEADARFV; encoded by the coding sequence ATGGCTATTCGCAGACCATTCAACTTAAAGCAGTGGATTCAGGAAAACCGCAACCTGCTGAAGCCACCCGTGGGTAACAAAAACCTCTATGCCGATGCAGGCGATTACATTGTGATGATCGTAGGCGGGCCCAACGCGCGTAAAGATTATCACTTCAACGAAACCGAAGAACTGTTCTACCAACTTGAAGGCAACATTAACGTGCGCATCCAGGAAGACGGCAAGCCGGTGGATATTCCGATAAAAGAAGGTGAAATGTTTTTGCTCCCGGCACGGGTACCTCACCGCCCGGAACGGCCGGCTGGCTCGGTAGGGCTTGTTATAGAATGCAAACGCCCTGAAGAAAATATTTTGGATGGCCTGCAATGGTATTGCGACAACTGCAACAACAAGTTGCACGAGTACCGGTTTCACCTCGATAACATCGAAAAGGATTTTCTGCCCCGCTTCCGCGAGTTTTACGGTTCGCAGGAGTTGCGCACCTGCAAAAAGTGCGGCACCGTAATGGAGGCCGATGCCCGATTTGTATAA
- a CDS encoding SDR family oxidoreductase, producing the protein MNLDLTGKHAIVCGSTQGIGKAAAIELALLGASVTLVARDEQKLKHVWGELHHSGHQFHHHLAVDFSHLEEVKKKINEYMQKHTVHILVNNTGGPPGGTAIDAKPEEFLSAFNNHLICNQVITQAVVPSMKQEKYGRIINIISTSVKIPIRGLGVSNTIRGAVANWAKTLSLELAPYGITVNNVLPGATQTARLDWLIKSKAEKSGKSEEDIRHEMTAEIPAGRIGQASEVAAAIAFLASPAAGYINGINLPVDGGRTGSL; encoded by the coding sequence ATGAATCTTGATTTAACCGGAAAGCATGCGATTGTGTGTGGAAGCACACAGGGAATCGGCAAAGCTGCAGCTATTGAGCTGGCCTTGCTTGGCGCCTCGGTTACCCTGGTGGCCCGCGATGAGCAAAAACTGAAACACGTGTGGGGCGAGTTGCACCACTCCGGTCACCAGTTTCATCATCACCTGGCGGTTGACTTCAGCCACCTGGAGGAGGTAAAGAAGAAGATCAACGAGTACATGCAAAAGCACACGGTGCATATTTTGGTTAATAATACCGGAGGCCCGCCCGGTGGAACGGCCATTGATGCAAAGCCTGAAGAGTTTTTATCAGCGTTCAATAACCACCTCATCTGTAACCAGGTTATAACCCAGGCCGTGGTGCCCTCCATGAAACAAGAAAAGTACGGGCGCATCATCAACATCATTTCCACTTCGGTAAAAATTCCGATTCGCGGGCTGGGCGTTTCCAACACCATCCGCGGGGCAGTGGCAAACTGGGCAAAAACGCTTTCGCTGGAATTGGCGCCTTATGGGATTACTGTCAACAACGTTTTGCCCGGGGCTACGCAAACAGCCAGGCTCGATTGGCTGATCAAATCAAAAGCGGAAAAATCAGGGAAATCAGAAGAGGACATTCGCCACGAGATGACGGCCGAAATTCCGGCCGGAAGAATCGGCCAGGCCAGCGAAGTAGCTGCAGCTATTGCGTTCCTTGCTTCGCCCGCAGCCGGCTACATCAATGGTATTAACCTGCCGGTGGATGGCGGAAGAACAGGAAGTTTATAA
- a CDS encoding OmpA family protein: MSPAKTIVAFILLLSAISVYGQPKIIISENFSANHRGWYTYTGNGNSILVKDGVYEFDTPEGGWISYIYPAIFQDKDFYAEAKFTQLNGNDNNGFGFIWGYDADSKQLNNFVISLNGYTKVWASDETRTDAKDWKKIDGISGLGKTNLLRMEQRNGQLTFYVNGKEVFRMKSLPWYGKGFGFVTYTKMKMAVDDFVLAGYTRISLPDKLTSGLVKENLGPEVNTRYNEVTPNITVDGKMILFTRKNSPDNLGGTEDASDVWYSTSPDGITWSKSKNMQPPVNSEKVNNITAIGQDNNTILLATGNDFELFERTASGWRNKGTIGVYYENEHRYFEATQSADGKAILFAAKNRKSLFYKDGKEEKDIFVMLKDAQGKWSEPINLGVSINTSGNEASPFLAADGKTLYFASDGHPGYGDMDIFMSKRLDDTWTRWSTPVNLGPEINSFGFDAYYTLPASGDYAYMCTNAGGFGESDIVRIKLPEVIRPDPVVLVVGKVLNAKTKKPVEAGIVFENLVTRKETGEAISDPATGDYRVALPYGVNYGLHAKAKGYLSVNENLELVNVRTYTEMQKDLYLVPIEIGEAIQLNNVFFEQGRPLLKPESYPELDRLVQILKDNPTMEIELSGHTDNVGNPNALLTLSQERVTTVKNYLVKNGIHGSRITGKGYGASQPLVKNDTEEHRRMNRRVEFKITKK, translated from the coding sequence ATGAGTCCAGCCAAAACAATTGTTGCCTTCATTTTATTGCTGAGTGCAATCAGCGTGTATGGCCAGCCGAAAATCATTATCAGCGAGAATTTTTCTGCCAATCACCGGGGGTGGTACACTTATACCGGTAACGGCAATTCTATTTTGGTTAAGGATGGTGTATATGAATTTGATACACCCGAGGGGGGGTGGATTTCGTACATCTATCCGGCCATTTTTCAGGATAAGGATTTTTATGCCGAGGCAAAGTTTACCCAGTTGAACGGTAATGATAACAATGGCTTTGGATTTATCTGGGGTTATGATGCCGACAGCAAACAACTCAACAACTTTGTTATCTCCCTTAACGGATATACCAAAGTGTGGGCATCGGACGAGACCCGTACCGATGCGAAAGACTGGAAGAAGATTGACGGTATTAGCGGCTTGGGCAAAACCAACCTGCTGCGCATGGAGCAACGAAACGGTCAGTTAACTTTTTATGTAAACGGTAAGGAGGTATTCCGCATGAAGTCGCTGCCCTGGTATGGCAAAGGCTTTGGCTTTGTTACCTATACCAAAATGAAAATGGCCGTTGACGACTTTGTGCTGGCCGGGTACACCCGGATTAGCCTGCCCGATAAACTTACTTCCGGATTGGTAAAAGAGAACCTGGGCCCCGAGGTGAACACACGTTACAATGAAGTTACGCCTAATATTACAGTGGATGGTAAAATGATTTTGTTCACCCGTAAAAACAGTCCGGATAACCTGGGCGGAACAGAAGATGCTTCTGATGTGTGGTACAGCACATCACCGGACGGCATCACGTGGAGTAAAAGCAAAAACATGCAACCTCCCGTTAACTCCGAAAAGGTGAACAACATTACGGCCATCGGGCAGGATAACAACACCATTTTACTGGCTACCGGCAACGACTTTGAATTGTTTGAACGTACTGCAAGCGGGTGGCGCAACAAGGGAACTATCGGTGTGTATTACGAGAATGAACATAGATACTTTGAGGCAACCCAATCGGCTGACGGTAAAGCCATTTTATTTGCCGCTAAAAACAGAAAGAGCTTGTTTTATAAAGACGGCAAAGAAGAAAAAGACATTTTCGTAATGCTCAAAGATGCCCAGGGCAAGTGGAGTGAACCAATTAACCTGGGCGTTTCCATTAACACCAGCGGTAATGAGGCCTCACCGTTTCTCGCTGCCGATGGGAAGACATTATACTTCGCCTCGGATGGTCATCCGGGCTATGGCGACATGGATATTTTTATGAGCAAACGGCTCGATGATACATGGACCCGCTGGAGCACCCCGGTAAACCTCGGGCCCGAAATCAATTCGTTTGGGTTTGATGCCTACTACACCCTGCCGGCTTCAGGCGATTATGCGTACATGTGCACCAATGCCGGTGGGTTTGGCGAATCGGATATCGTGCGCATCAAACTACCGGAAGTCATCCGCCCTGATCCGGTGGTACTGGTGGTCGGGAAGGTACTCAACGCAAAAACAAAAAAACCGGTGGAAGCCGGCATTGTGTTTGAAAACCTGGTAACCCGCAAAGAAACCGGAGAGGCCATCTCCGATCCGGCAACCGGTGATTACCGGGTGGCGCTTCCCTATGGCGTTAACTACGGATTGCACGCAAAGGCAAAAGGATACCTGTCGGTAAACGAAAACCTGGAGCTGGTGAATGTGCGCACCTATACCGAAATGCAGAAGGACTTGTACCTGGTACCCATTGAAATCGGTGAAGCCATTCAGTTAAACAACGTGTTCTTCGAACAGGGCCGCCCGCTGCTCAAACCCGAATCGTACCCCGAACTCGACAGGCTGGTGCAGATTTTAAAAGATAATCCTACCATGGAAATTGAACTGAGCGGGCATACCGACAATGTGGGCAACCCGAATGCATTACTTACTCTTTCACAGGAGCGGGTAACTACCGTAAAAAATTACCTGGTAAAAAACGGCATTCACGGTTCACGCATTACCGGCAAAGGCTATGGCGCTTCGCAGCCGCTGGTGAAGAACGATACCGAAGAGCACCGCAGAATGAACCGGAGGGTGGAGTTTAAGATTACGAAAAAGTGA
- a CDS encoding aldehyde dehydrogenase, with product MQKILNYINGELVEPVSGKYLDNYNPAEGKVYSLVPDSATADVNNAVEAAQQSFEAWATMPVEKRSATLQKIADLIDRDLDKLALAESIDQGKPVKLAKAVDIPRASSNMRFFATGAIHFASEAHVTGNEAVNYTLRTPVGVAGCISPWNLPLYLFTWKIAPALAAGCTVVAKPSELTPMTAYLFSQLCMEAGLPKGVLNIVHGLGPKAGQAIIEHPGVPAISFTGGTVTGKKIAATAAPMFKKLSLELGGKNPNIVFADCSFEQAVRTSVQSSFFNQGEICLCGSRIFVERSLYDRFVTEFVKLTQELVVGDPLEEMTRVGALVSEAHMNKVLSYIELAKEEGGKIVTGGKQVKLSGHCANGYFVEPTVITGLNEQCRTNQEEIFGPIVTIMPFNTEDEVIGYANSTPYGLSATLWTENLTQAHRVAARVKSGIIWINCWLFRDLRTPFGGMKQSGVGREGGWEALRFFTEAKNVCIKL from the coding sequence ATGCAAAAAATTCTGAATTACATTAATGGCGAGTTGGTTGAACCGGTCTCCGGTAAATACCTTGACAACTATAACCCGGCCGAGGGCAAGGTGTACAGCCTGGTACCTGATTCAGCTACAGCAGATGTAAATAATGCCGTTGAAGCAGCACAGCAATCGTTCGAAGCCTGGGCCACCATGCCCGTTGAAAAGCGCTCGGCCACTCTGCAGAAAATTGCCGATTTGATTGACCGCGACCTGGATAAACTGGCGCTGGCCGAAAGTATTGATCAGGGCAAGCCGGTTAAACTGGCCAAAGCCGTGGACATTCCGCGCGCGTCATCCAATATGCGCTTCTTTGCCACGGGCGCCATTCATTTTGCTTCCGAAGCGCATGTTACCGGAAACGAAGCCGTAAACTACACGTTGCGCACGCCCGTTGGTGTGGCCGGATGTATTTCGCCATGGAACCTGCCGTTGTACCTGTTTACCTGGAAAATTGCACCGGCCCTGGCGGCAGGCTGCACGGTAGTGGCCAAACCTTCGGAACTTACCCCGATGACAGCTTATTTATTCTCGCAACTTTGCATGGAGGCCGGTTTGCCGAAAGGCGTACTCAACATTGTGCATGGCCTTGGTCCCAAAGCCGGGCAGGCTATTATTGAGCATCCGGGTGTTCCGGCTATTTCGTTTACGGGTGGAACAGTTACCGGTAAAAAGATTGCTGCAACGGCCGCGCCCATGTTTAAAAAGCTTTCGCTGGAACTGGGCGGAAAAAATCCCAATATTGTTTTTGCCGATTGCAGTTTCGAACAGGCTGTGCGCACGTCTGTTCAGTCGTCCTTCTTCAACCAGGGCGAGATTTGTTTGTGCGGCTCCCGCATTTTTGTTGAACGCAGTTTGTACGATAGGTTCGTTACGGAATTTGTGAAGCTGACCCAAGAATTGGTGGTGGGCGATCCGCTGGAAGAAATGACACGAGTAGGCGCGCTTGTTTCAGAGGCACACATGAACAAGGTGCTTTCGTACATTGAACTGGCAAAAGAAGAAGGCGGAAAAATTGTAACCGGAGGAAAACAGGTAAAACTCAGTGGTCACTGTGCCAACGGATACTTTGTTGAACCTACAGTGATTACCGGGTTGAATGAACAATGCCGCACCAACCAGGAAGAAATTTTCGGACCGATAGTTACCATTATGCCGTTCAATACCGAGGATGAAGTTATAGGATATGCCAACAGCACACCCTATGGGTTATCGGCCACCCTCTGGACGGAAAACCTGACACAGGCCCACCGCGTGGCAGCACGGGTAAAAAGCGGCATCATCTGGATAAACTGCTGGCTCTTCCGCGACCTGCGTACGCCCTTTGGCGGCATGAAGCAAAGCGGGGTAGGGCGCGAGGGCGGCTGGGAAGCACTGCGCTTTTTTACCGAGGCGAAGAATGTGTGTATTAAGCTATAA
- a CDS encoding ATP-binding protein produces MITRQAAETLKKMARQFRAVAIVGPRQSGKSTLAKAVFSTKRYVSLENPEIQQRAADDPRGFLHHYNAGAIIDEAQRVPELFNYLQQVLDESSERGKFILSGSNNFLMLEKITQSLAGRIGYLDLLPFSYTELKAIHQYPIELNNLIYRGGYPPVTYEGVDEKFWFPAYVRTYIERDVRQIKNITDLATFQRFMFLCAARIGQQVNLSNLAMECGIDHKTAQSWLSVMQASYIVHLLQPYYKNYSKRIVKSPKLYFYDTGLASYLLGIESADALLYHAMRGALFENFIINELLKSRFNQGLRSNLFYWRDVSGHELDVIIESNPEPVAVEIKSGLTANDEHFKGLRFWNKLNPKSKKILVYGGDESYNWQSFVVTNWRDLSVIA; encoded by the coding sequence ATGATTACCCGGCAGGCGGCAGAAACCCTTAAAAAAATGGCCCGGCAGTTCAGGGCAGTTGCCATTGTAGGACCACGCCAAAGCGGCAAATCCACGTTGGCAAAAGCGGTGTTTTCCACTAAACGTTACGTCTCGTTGGAGAATCCGGAAATTCAACAACGGGCCGCGGATGATCCAAGGGGGTTTTTGCACCACTACAATGCCGGTGCAATTATTGACGAGGCACAACGGGTACCTGAATTATTTAACTACCTGCAGCAGGTACTGGACGAAAGTAGCGAGCGGGGTAAATTTATCCTGTCGGGCTCGAATAATTTTCTTATGCTGGAAAAAATAACACAAAGTCTTGCCGGACGAATTGGTTACCTTGATTTACTCCCTTTCAGTTATACCGAACTTAAAGCAATCCATCAGTATCCGATAGAACTAAATAATCTGATTTACCGGGGCGGTTATCCGCCTGTTACCTATGAAGGTGTTGATGAAAAATTCTGGTTTCCTGCCTATGTGCGCACGTACATTGAACGGGATGTCAGGCAGATTAAAAACATTACCGATCTTGCAACATTTCAACGGTTTATGTTCTTATGTGCTGCACGCATCGGGCAACAGGTAAACCTGAGCAACCTGGCCATGGAGTGCGGCATTGATCACAAAACAGCCCAATCGTGGTTATCGGTTATGCAAGCCAGTTACATTGTGCACCTCCTGCAACCCTATTATAAAAACTACTCTAAAAGAATCGTTAAATCACCCAAACTTTACTTTTACGATACCGGACTGGCCAGCTACCTGCTTGGAATAGAGTCAGCCGATGCCCTGTTGTACCACGCCATGCGTGGGGCGCTTTTCGAAAATTTCATTATTAATGAATTATTAAAGAGCCGGTTTAACCAAGGCTTGCGGAGCAACTTATTTTACTGGCGTGATGTAAGCGGCCATGAACTTGATGTAATTATTGAATCGAATCCCGAACCTGTTGCTGTAGAAATTAAATCGGGCTTAACAGCAAACGATGAGCATTTTAAAGGTTTACGCTTTTGGAACAAACTAAACCCGAAGTCGAAGAAAATCCTTGTCTATGGCGGTGACGAATCGTACAACTGGCAATCGTTCGTGGTAACAAACTGGAGGGATCTGTCCGTTATAGCTTAA